The following DNA comes from bacterium.
CGTGAATCCTTTGCCCAGCGGAAGCAGAATCTTCAGTCCGGTGCCTTCCGGACGGGCCGCAAGCCATCTCGTCCCTGAGCCCGCCGCGTGGTAGTAAATCTCGATTTCATGCCGCTTTACGTCGTATCCGAGCACCGAAAACGGCCGGTAAAGCCTGCCCCACGGCGTGTCGTCGCACTTGAGGTTGACGAACTGGCCTGGCAGGAATCCGCCGCCGTAATCCGGGCACGCGAGCCTGATCAGATGGTGCCCCGCGGCGAATTCGAGTTGCGAAACCACCGTACAGCCCAAGTGCGAGTACTTCCTGGCCTCGATTGAGCGCTCCGCGTCATGCATCGGCGGGATTCTAGCAGGCCGGACGGACTTTGCGACGCATCGGGCCGTTCGCCGGAAAGATGACGTGCCGGCCTAACGGAGGCTCTCCGGAAAAAAATCTTGACGGGGTTCGATAAACGGCCCAAGTTTGTGGTAGAATTGATTACTCCCAAAATTCTCCCTCCTATTTTGTCCGAGGGAGGAGGGTAACCCCTCCTCCCTTTTTTTTCGCTTGAACACTTCCGGAAGACGGCCATTCCCGTGAAAACCCGCACATCGCCCGCGGCGCGCCCAAGCCGCGTTCGCTTGTGATAAAATGTGGTCACAATTCAATTAACTCCCTCCTATTTTGTCCAGGGGAGGAGGGCAAAACCCTCCTCCCTTTGTTCCGTACGCTTGTGAATGGTTAGCAATCCGTTCCAAATCCCCCGCAATGACCACGGCCAAGCATGTAACCGCATGTGGTGGTAAAATAAAACCAGAATGTAATTTCTCCCTCCTATTTTGTCCGAGGGAGGAGGGGAAAAACCCTCCTCCCTTTTTGTCGCGGGGGCGCGGGATGGTGCAATCCGGTGAAACGTGATTCACCGCCGATACGGAGCTGTGTGGTGAATGAAATTTGGGCGCCTTTAATTGCTCTGACATCGGCTCTCCGCTTTGCTAACATTCCAGCCGTGTCCATTCCCGACCACACGCTTCGCTTCAACCGCCGCTCGCCCGAGTTCGCGCTCGACTGGGCGTGGCTTGCGCTTGCCGATTCCCGCCCGCCGGAGAATCCCGACATTTCTTTCCGCCGGCTCGCCGATGCGAAGGAAACGGCCCGCGGCCTGTTCGTGAGCCGCCAGATGAAGCTCGCGGATTTGCAAATCCTTCGCGGCCGGGTAGAAAAAGCCGCCCGCGCAAAGACCGATGCCGAAGTGGAATACGAGTTGTTCCTGGAGAGCCTTGACGCTTCCGCCGCCGCGGCGAAGCGAACCGTCAATCCGCTCAAAAAGCTTTCGGAAGACAAAAAGCGCGAAGAGCTGCTCAAGAAAAAAGCCGGACCGGTCAAGGCCGCCCGCGAAGTGCACGCCGCGCTGGAAAAACAGCTCGCGGCACTTGAAGCGGAGATCGCGAAGCTCGAAGCCGGCAGGGAAGCCGCGCTCGCGAATTCAGCCGCACTGGAAGAGCGATGGATTGCCGCGGCGTCCGCCGAGGCGCTGTCGATGCTCGCATCGGAGGGGCCGGATTCGGCCGCGGCGGCGCTCGAAGCGCGGCTGGGACGGGATCCGCGGCGGATCGAATTCAATTTCCTGCTGTGGATGTGCGCGCAAATCGCATCCGGGCTGTCAGCCGATCCCGAAAAGCTATTGCATAAATCCCGCGCCGCGATCGCGGAGATACGCGCTTCGGACGCGCACGCGCTCGCAGCCGCGATGGAAGCCTGCGATTCGCCTTCCGCACCGGAGTCGCCGCCCGCCACGCCGTCCGACATCGGCGCGCGCGCATACCCGCTTTATTCGCTGTGCCGCGTGATGGCCGGCGCGCCCGCGCCGGCGGAGCTCGAACCGCCCCGGCTCGCCGCGCTGGCCGAAATTGTCAATCTCGCCGTCGCGGCCGAAAAACGCAGTGCGAAAACCGGGCAATTCGGCGACATTGCCGGAAAATCCCGCGACGCGGCTGCGCGGATTCTCGAATCCGGAAGCGATTTTCCCGACTCCGCGCTTGCATTGGCGGGCCACGTGCATATCCTTTGCGGCGCGGCCTCGGATTGGATCGATTTCCTCACGTCCAAGTCCGTTGCGCTTACGCCCGCGCACCGTTTTTCGCTTGGAATACTCGCGCTCGCGCACAAATCCGCCGGGCGCGAAGTCCCGTCCGCGCTTTTGGATATGTTCCGCAGGGGAAGGCCGGATTCCTTCCTTTGGTATACTCTTTCCGCGGTGGAGGGTGTGCCGCGCCTGGAGCATCCATTCGAATTCTCCGGCGGACTATTCCTGATCCCTTGAAACGCCGCGGGGCGCCCAGGTGGAAAAAGACTTCAGCATCGTGGACGAAATCGAGCTTCTCATCCGCGCGCGCTACCCCATCCTTTACGTCCAGAGCTTCGAGGAAGACCGCGTGATTCCCGCGCTTCGCCGCATCTGCGAAAAGCGCGGCAAGGAATATTTCGAGTGGGCGTGCACGGAAGGATTCACCAGCTTCAAGGCCGGCGAAAAGAAAATAGACTCCGCCACCCGCGACCCCGTCCAGGCGCTGGAGCATGTCGCGCAGTCGAAACTTAACGCGGTTTATTTGCTCAAGGACTTCCACCCGTTCCTGAACGACTTCACCGTGACGCGCAAGGTGCGGGACGTCGCGATGGCGCTGAAAAGCAGCTACAAAACGATCGTCATCCTCTCGCCGGTGCTGCGCATCCCGACGGAGCTCGAAAAGGAAATAACCGTCGTGGATTTTCCGCTCCCGGATTCGAAAGAGCTTCTCGAAATCCTCGACAACATCGTCAAGCTTGTCGCGAAAGACCCGAAGGTCAAGGTAAACCTGACGCAGGCCGACCGCGAGAACATCGTCCAGGCCGCGCTGGGGCTGACCGCGAGCGAGGCCAAGCAGGCGTTCGCCAAGGCGATTGTCCACGACGCGTCCATTTCGTCCGCCGATATAAGCATGATCCTTTCGGAAAAGGAGCAGATCGTGCGCAAGGCGGGATACCTGGAATACTTCCGCTCGCAGGACGAGTTCGCGCACATCGGCGGGCTGGATTTGCTAAAAAGCTGGATGGCAAAGCGCGGCCGCGCGTTCGGCGAGGACGCGAAAAAATTCGGGCTGCCCGCGCCCAAAGGCGTGCTTTTGGTCGGCGTCCAGGGCTGCGGCAAGTCGCTGACCGCGAAGGCCGTCTCCGGATTGTGGCAGCTCCCGCTGCTGCGGCTCGACGTGGGCAAGCTTTTTTCCGGGGTAGTCGGCTCGTCCGAGGACAACGCGCGGCG
Coding sequences within:
- a CDS encoding AAA family ATPase, giving the protein MVDEIELLIRARYPILYVQSFEEDRVIPALRRICEKRGKEYFEWACTEGFTSFKAGEKKIDSATRDPVQALEHVAQSKLNAVYLLKDFHPFLNDFTVTRKVRDVAMALKSSYKTIVILSPVLRIPTELEKEITVVDFPLPDSKELLEILDNIVKLVAKDPKVKVNLTQADRENIVQAALGLTASEAKQAFAKAIVHDASISSADISMILSEKEQIVRKAGYLEYFRSQDEFAHIGGLDLLKSWMAKRGRAFGEDAKKFGLPAPKGVLLVGVQGCGKSLTAKAVSGLWQLPLLRLDVGKLFSGVVGSSEDNARRAIKSAEAVSPCILWIDEIEKGLSGVQSSSFSDAGTTSRVFGTIITWMQEKEKPVFIIATANDITQLPPEMMRKGRFDEIFFVDLPEQGERVEIFEIHIKKKKRDPEKYDLEKLAELAVGFSGAEIEQAVISALFDAFDSGKELTQANLERAITETVPLSRTMKEHIEALRGWAKTRARFASSRENVEEIQPLPAGFSALEI